Within Myxococcales bacterium, the genomic segment CGTTGCGCGGCTCCCAGCGGCCGTCCTGCCAGGCGTAGCCGGCGCGCTCCCGCTGCCAGTGGCCATCGGCCCAGACCCACTGGTTGTTCTGCCAGGTCCAGTTGCCGTGGACCCAGACGTGGCCCGCCATGGGCTGCGGGTTCTCGACGCGCGGGGGCGGCGGCTGATCGTAGGCGACGACGGCGCCGGTCGTGAGACGACCGCGGGCAGCGACGACGCAAGCGGGGAGCGTGGTGCCGAGCACGAGGGCCAGGCCCAGGCCAGACAGGATGCGACGGGTACGGTTCATCTCGAGTCTCCTTTTAGTCAGCCAGCGGCGGGCGCCGGAGGAACAACTCTTGGACGGCCAGGTCCACGATTGTTTCAACCGCGAGTATTCCCACGGGGGATCCCGATGTCAACGCTCCGGGTTCCGGTAACTTACGGTGCGCCGCCGACACCTTTGGCGATCGCCGCGACCTCGGCGGGCGTGGCCGTGCGCAGCCAGACCAGGTAGTCGGCCAGGGCCCGGAGCTGGTTGGGCTCGAGGTCGTCGTCGTACGCGGGCATGTCGTCGAGCTTGCCGAACAGGTGCGGCGACCCGGCGTCGCGGAGGATGGCCTCCCAGTAGCGGCGGCTGCCGTAGCCCGTCAGGTTGGGGCCCGACGAGGCGTCGGTGCCGGTCCGGGCGTGGCAGTCGGCGCAGGGGCCGTCGTCGAACAGCGGCTGGCCGAGCGCGACCTTGGCGGCGTCGACGTCGGTCGCGCCGGTCTCGGCGTAGATCAGCTCGACCAGCGCGTCGAGCTCCTCGGGCGTGTTCTCGGACTTGGGCATCGCGTTCTCATCGTTGGCGATCTTGGGCGAGAGGCCGAAGTGCTCGGGCGCCGACGGGTCGAGCAGGAACCGGCGCAGGTACGCCCGGCCGCCGTGGCCGGCCTCGAGCAGCGGCGCCTTGCGGTCGTCTCCCTCGTGGCAGCTCGCGCACTCGGCCACCCACAGGGTCCGCGCCTGGTAGAACCGCGGCGTGGTGTAGACCGCGAGCCCGCCGGGGGCCGGGACGCCGTGCTCCTTGGCGAGGGCGCGGGCCCGCCGGGCCTCGATCGCCGCGGCGGCCTGGCGCCGCTGCAGATCGTCGTTGGCCGCGTCGGCGGCGTACGAGCGCTGCCCGGCTACGATGGCGCCGACCAGGCCCAGGCCGAGCAGGGTCAGCACCGCGGCGTGCCGGCGCGGCCGCCCGGGCTTGCCGTCGATGAACGGCAGCGCCGCGAGCGCGCCCAGGGCCACCGCCGGCAGGCCCAGCGCGATGAACGTGCGCAGCGAGCCGAACATGTTCACCAGCGCGAACACCGGGCGGAAGTACCACTGCGGGCGCGCGTCGTAGGCCGCGGTCGGATCGGCCGGTCCGTCGAGCCCGGCGCCGCCGGCGTGGATCGTCCACGCCACCAGCGCGGCGACCGCGACCGCGGCCACGATCCAGTTGCGCAGGCTCTGGTACGGCCACGCCGGCGTCGCCGCGCCGCCCGCGGGCACGGCGCCGTGGCGCTTGCCCTGCGCGCGGTAGGCCCACCCGAGCAGCAGCGTCGCGATGGGCAGCACCAGCACGTGGAGCGCGTAGAAGCGGGTCAAGGTCAGGTTGCCGAAGTCGTTGCCGCCCTGGAGCGCCTCGGTGACCTTGCGGCCCGGGCCGGGCGCGTCGTCGAGGTAGCCCAGCTCGACCTTGGTCGCCCAGTAGCCGTACTGATCCCAGCGCAGGACGAAGCCCGACACCGAGTAGCCGACGAACACGCCGAGCAAGAGCAGCCCGATCCACCACTGCACCTCGCGCGGCCGCCGGTAGCCGCCGCGGACCGCGGTCACCGCGAGCTGGAGCCCGGCGACGATCACCACCGCCGACATGCCCCAGCGGTGGACGCCGCGCACGAACGCGCCGAGCGTGACCTGGTCCTCGACGTACGCGACCGAGGCCCACGCCGACGACGTCGACGGGCTGTAGTAGAGCGCCAGGAGCGTGCCCGAGATCGCCTGCAGCACGACCAGGATCGCCAGCGCGAAGCCGAGCGTGTGCGCGAGCGACGCGCCGCCGGCGACCGGCTGGCGCCACTCGGCCAGGGTCGCGCGGTAGCCGACGCGCTCGTCGAGCCAGGTGCGGAGGTTGGTCAGCATGTCACGCCTTCGTGCGGTCGCGACCGCCGGCTCGGAACCGCACCCAGGTGACCTTGACGCGCCCGCGCTCGACCGTGACCGGCAGCGGATCGAGCCCGCGCTCGGCCGGCCCCGACAGCCGGTTGCCATCGAGGTCGAACGTCGCGCTGTGGCACGGGCACTCGAAGCGGTGGGTCGCGGCGGCGAAGCCGATCGTGCAGCCCTTGTGCGGGCACACCGACGACAGCGCGCGGATCGTCCCGTCGGCGCCGCGGCGCAGAAAGGCGGCGCCGAGGACCACGTTGGCGGTCGACGCGTAGGCGTCGCGCACGGTCGCCGCCACCAGCGGCACCCGCACCGGCTCGGCCCCGACCTGATCGACGGCGATCGCGTCGATCGGCGTCGTCGCTGACGACACCACCGCGCGGCCGATCGGGTGAGCGATCAGGCGCGCCGCCGGGATCAGCACGGCGGCGCCGAGGCCGCCGCCGACCGCGCAGGTCGCGAACTGCAGGAAGCGCCGGCGCGTGCCGTCGCCGTCGGAGGGTGGCGGCGCACCACCGCCATCGGAGGGTGGCGCGCCACCGGGTACATCTTCGCTCACCGGGCGATACTACGCCCCCCGACGCCCCGGCGTTACCGCCGCCGGGTCACCAACGCTCACCCCATCGTGCGCTCTTCGCGCTCCTGGTCTTCCTTGCAGCGGATGCACATGTTGGTCTCGGGCCGCGCCTCGAGCCGCTTCTTGCCGATCGGCTCGTCGCACGAGTCGCAGTTGCCGAACGTCCCGTCGTCGATCTTCTTGATCGCGAGGTCGAGCTTCGCGAGCAAGAACTTGTCGCGGCCGCGGAGCCGGAACTCGAACGACTGGGTGTACTCGGCCGAGGCCAGGTCCATCTCGTCGGGCAGGTCGCTCGGATCCAGCGTCATGTTCTCGGTCAGGGTCTGACGCGCCCGCTCGACGACGGCGCGGCGCTTGTCCTCGAGCAGCTCCTTGAACTTCGCGAGCTCCTTCTTGGTGAGCGCTTTGGCCGGTGCGGCGGCTGTGCTGCTGATCGACACGTCGTGCCCCCTGATGCTGAAGAAACTGGCCGGCGGGGCCGGCGCGAAAAGGCCGCATACCATAGTGACGAAGGGGGCCGAAGACAACCCCCCGAACTCCTCCGTCTCCGACATTCGCCCGCACCTTGACACCGTGTAGGTGAACCGCGGAGAATGAAACCACAATGTCTGGCTCCGACAAGCGCAAGCAGTCACTCTACTTTCCTGAGGACATGCTCAAGGAGATCCAGGACGAGGCCGCCCGACAGGACCGGTCGCTCTCATGGATCGTCCAGAAGGCCTGGAAGATCGCGCGCAAGGAGATCATGAAGTATCCCTCCGTGAACGAGTTCCCGGGCGAGGACGATCCTCGCGAGAACCCCTGGCGGCCCCGGCCGATCAGTCCGCTGGGGCTACGCCGCTGCGCCGAGCGACGGTACGCGGCTGTTCTACGAGGACGAGGACCGGGGCGATCCCGGCGTACCTGCGCTCCTTTGCGATGGGATCGGCTGCGACGGCTACGTGTGGCGCTACCTGCGTCCCGCGCTGGCGCCGCGTCGGGTCCTCCATGGCCACTACCGCGGCCACGGCCGGTCCCAGGCGCCTCGTCACCCCGAAAGGGTGGAGATCGAGGACCTGGCTGACGACGCCGCGGCCGTGCTCGATGACGCCGAGGTAGGCAGCGCGGTCTGGATCGGCCACTCGATGGGGGTCCAGGTGGCCCTGGAGGCGTGGCGACGCCACCGCGACCGAGTGGCCGCGCTGGTGCTGGTCTGCGGCGCCCCCGGCCACCCGCTGCGGACGTTCCATGGCGCGGACACCCTCGAGCACTTGCTGCCGACCATCGAGCGCTGGGTCTTGAAGGTGCCCGGGATCGTCAACGCGCTCACCCGACGCCTGCTACCCACCCGCCTGGCCCTGGAGGTAGCCGGGCGGCTCGAGATCAACCGGGACCTGGTCGAGCCCGAGGACTTCATGCCCTACCTCGAGGGCATGGCCCGGATGGACGTGCGGACGTTCATCGCGATGCTGGCCGCCGCCGGGCGCCACACGACCGAGGACTTCCTCGACGACATCGACGTCCCGGTCCTGGTCGTGGCTGGGGCGCGAGATGGCTTCACCCCAGCGGCCCGGAGCGAGGACATGATCGCCCGGATCCCGGCGTGCGAGGGCCTGGTGATCGAGGATGGTTCGCACACCGCGCCGATCGAGCGACCCGAGCGGGTGAACGAGGCGATCACCTCGTTCATGGAGCGTCATGTCGGGGCCCCGAACGCCTGATATATAAGCAATTTCATATCCTTGATTCAGTGGTTGAGCCGGGCTCATGCTGTGCCGGGCCTGCGACGGATTTTCCGTAAAAAGTCGTGGCTTTTCGATCGGTGTTGGTGCAAGGTGCGCTCCCACGTAGCTAGCCATATTGGGGGCTTAGCCGTGGTTTGTGCGTTCTGCCGCGTTCTTTCGACACGGCGGCGCGAGAAAGAGTGAGGAAATGACCCGTCCCGTCCTGCGCCGCCCTGAGGATGATAACGATGGCCTCGTCGCCCTGCCGCCGATCACGGTGGTCCGGCAGCGCCTGCGCACCACGGTCAAGGAGTTCGCGACCGCCGCCCCCGGCCGTCGCGCCGCCGCGCTCGCGGCCGTCTGGATCGCCGCCACCGGCTGCGAGGCCGACCTCAACCACTACGATCCCGAGGAGGCCCTGCGGACCTACCGCTTGATCGAGAGCGAGCTGCGCGCCGAGCTGCGCATCAGCGTGGGCCGCGGCATCACCAACGAGCCGCACACGGCGACCCGCAACACGATGATCCAGATGCTCGAGCACCTCGAGGAGCTCGAGGCTGCTGCGGTGGCGCCGCGTCCGGCCCGCCGTCGTCGTCGCCGCTAGCGACGTGTCCGGGAGGCGGGCGGATTCCGACCGGTCGTCCGGTCGGATGGCCGAGCCTCGGACATCGAGCCGCGCAACCGCCCGGATCCAGGCGGCCGTCGCGTCGGCATCGGCCTTGCTGTGTCCGAGGCCATGCGTCGGTCGAGGATCGGGTGGGTGTCGCTGCTGATGTGGACGTGGCTCCTCGGGGCCGCGGCGGCGAGCGCGCGGGCGGAGTGTCCGAAGCTGGCGGCGGTGCAGAGCGCGGCGGAGCGCTACGCGGGCCTGGCCTCGACGCCGGGCTGGCGGGGGCGAGCCCGTTGGTCGGCGGTGGTGCCGACGCTGATCGTCCGCATCCACGATGACGTCGCGTGGGACGAGGCCACGGGCGCCAGCCGGTCCGGGCCGGTCAAGCGGGACCAGGGCTTCGACGTGCGGATGTCGTGGCGGCTCGATCGGCTGGTGTTCGACCCGGATGAGCCGCGCCTGTACGCCGCCGAGCAGCGCGCCCGCCTCGCGCGGATCACCCTGCGTCAGCAGGTAGCGTCGGCGTATTACCGGTGGCGGCGCGCCTGGCCCCTGCGTGGCAACAGCGCCGACGCCGCCCTGGTCGCCGACGAGACCCTGGCCGCGGTCGACGCGTTCACCGGCGGCTGGCTCGGGCGCAACCTGTGCGAGTGACCTGAGCCGGCGACGACGCGCCGACCAGCGACCGCCGGGCGTCCTGCGAGTTCTTCCGGGGCTCGAAAAAATTGCGATCGGGTGCGGCTGCCGGGGACAATTAGCTCCCGTGGCCTCGCTCCCCCAGCCCCAGCGCGCGTTCCCGCGCCACGCCATCGATGCGGAGATCGCGCTGTCGAGCGGCGGGCAGGTCGTGGCGCGCGGTCGGACCCGGAACCTGTCGCGGGGCGGGCTGTGCGCCGTGGTCGGCAGCGACGTCAGCCGGGGCGCCGTCGTCGACGTGGCGATCTCGCTGGTGTTCTCGGCCGACGGCGTCTCGGAGCCGCTGACGCTGTCGGCCCGGGTGGTGTGGTGCACCGGCTTCACCGACGCGGCGCAGATCGGCCTGTCGTTCCTGGCCCTCGACCAGACCCAGGCCGGCTACCTCGACCTGTTCATCCGCTTCCTCACCGAGGCCGATCCGGATCAGGACGAGAGCGCCGACAGCCCGTTCGACCGCTGATCCGGCGGACGGATCGGCGGACACGGGTTTCGCCGCGGCCCCGGTTTCGTCTACGATGGTCGGCAACGGGGACGATCGTCAGCGCTGGAGCTCCCGGCGGTGCGCGCTCGACCGGGAGTATTCAATGAGCGCATCGCCTCGCCTCGCGTCGGGACTGTCGGGACTGTCGGCACTGCTGGTCACGCTGGTGATGATCGCCAGCGCCTCGGCCCAGCCGGTCAAGAACCGGATCTCGGTGATGGTCGACTCGTCCGGGTCGATGCTGCTGACGCCCGAGATCGTCACGTTCACCAAGACCTGCGCGACGACGGCGTCGTGGAACCCGTGCACCGGCAACAGCACCAACCCGAGCGCCGCCCAGGAGGCGTGCAACCCGTGCGTGGTCGACACGATCAACTTCCGACCGACCTGCGCCAGCAGCTGGACCGCGACGTGCGCCAGCGACTACGCCGGCTGTCTGCGGGCGGTGACCGGGCAGACCACCTGCAGCAACTCGATGGTCGCCAGCGACGGGGTCGCGACCCGCGGTGACGGCTCGGCCGACCTTACCGGCTGTGACCTCGACGGCGACGGCCTCGCCAACGACAGCCGCATGTACCAGGCCAAGGAGGCGGTCAACAACGTCGTCGCGACCTTCGGCGAGGTCGAGTTCTCGCTGTGGCGCTACGCCCAGGTGACCGGCGGCCAGACCTGCACCACCGACGCCCAGTGCCCCGACACCCCCGGCGGCCTGAGCGTCCTCACCTGCGAGAACCACGACAACGACACCGGCACCGCCAACGTGTGCGCGTTCGACGCCGACCTCCTCGATGGGCCGACCACCGCGGGCTTCGAGGGCCAGTGCGAGATCTTCACCCACACCGGCGCGCCGTCGACGTTCACCTGCAACAACTGCGACTTCACGAGCACGTACGATCGCGCGACCTGCATGATGTACGACCTCGATCGGGTCAAGTCGACGGCGGTGTCGCCGCTCGACGGGACCTCGACGGTCAGCTGCTTCCCGACCGCGAACCCCCAGCACCGGTTCATGCGCTACCACGGCGGCGTCAACAACGCCGGCGCGTGCGACCCCAGCGGCGGGCAGCGCCTGGTCAACTTCCCGGCCACCGGCTTCGACGACAACTACCCGCAGATCGCGGCGTGGATCGACCACAACCAGAACCCGTTCTCGACCACCGACGAGCTGCGGCCCCAGGGCGGCACGCCGATCGCCGCGTCGCTGCGCGACATGCGCGCCTCGGTCCTGGCCACGTCGATCGCCGACACCAAGACCCCGTGCCGCAAGCACCAGGTCATCTTCCTCACCGACGGCGGCGAGAGCTGCGAGTCGGTGCCGGCGGCGGTGACCGCGGCCGGCACGTTCCAGAACATGTCGTTCACCAACGCCGCGGGCGTGTTCGTGGCCGACTACGACGTCCCGGTCTACGTGATCGGCTTCGCGATCTGTCCGCCGGGCTCGCCCAACTGCCAGACCCGCCAGGATCTCAACGCGATCGCCGCGGCCGGCGGCACCGGGTCGGCGATCCTGGTCAACAACCAGCTCGAGCTGCAGGTGGCGCTGGCCCAGATCGTCGCCAGCTCGGTCGTGACCGAGCGCTGCAACGGCCTCGACGACAACTGCAACGGCCTGATCGACGAGGACTTCCCCGGCCTCGGCGCGCCGTGCTCGGCGGGCGTCGGCACCTGCTTCGATCCCGGCACCGTGGTCTGCACCGCCGATCAGCTCGGGCTGGTGTGCGACGCCACGCCCGGCGCGCCCAGCCCCGAGATCTGCAACAGCCTCGACGACAACTGCGACGGCCTGATCGACAACGGCATCAGCTGCACCGGGTGCGTGCCGGTGTGCACCGACGCCGCGGGCTGCGACATCTGCAACAGCATCGACGAGGACTGCGACTCGATCATCGACGAGGACTTCACGCCGACCAGCTGCGGCGTCGACACCGGCGCGTGCGCGGCCGGCACCACCGCGTGCGTCGGCGGCACGCTGTCGTGCACCGGCGGCGTCGGCCCGGTGGCCGAGACCTGCAACAACCTCGACGACGACTGCGACGCGATCGTCGATGGCCAGAGCCGGCCGTGCTACCCGGGCGGCAGCGGGTGCAGCGTGGCCACCGGCGTGTGCCAGGGCGTGTGCCGGCTCGGCACCCAGACCTGCACCGCGGGCAGCTTCGGCGTCTGCGTCGGCGCGGTCACGCCCGGGATCGAGATCGCCTGCAACAACCAGGACGACGACTGCGACGGGCTCGTCGACGAGGGCGCCGCCACCGAGCAGTGCAACGGCCTCGACGACGACTGCGACGGGCTGGTCGACGAGGGGGTCGCGGTGACCGATCCCGACATCGGGACCGCCTGCGGCACGCCGCCGTTCATCGGCGAGTGCAGCCAGGGCGCGATCGCGTGCGTCGCCGGGGCCGAGGTGTGCGTGGGCGAGCGCAACCCGACCACCGAGGTCTGCGACAACCGCGACAACGACTGCGACGGCTCCATCGACGACAACGTGCCCGGGTTCGGCGGGCCGTGCGGCTCGAGCGTCGGCCGCTGCGACCCGGGCGCGCTGCAGTGCGTGGCCGGGGCGCCGGTGTGCGTCGGCGCGGTCGGGCCGTTCCCCGAGGTCTGCAACACCCTCGACGACAACTGCAACGGCGCGATCGACGAGACCGACCCGATGCTCGGCGCGACCTGCAACACCCTGCCGGGCGGCGGCACGGTCTCGACCGAGACCGGCGAGTGCCAGTTCGGGGTGCTGGCGTGTCAGCCGACCGGCCTCGTCTGCGTCGGCGCGGTCGGCCCCGTGCCCGAGCTGTGCAACGCCCTCGACGACAACTGCGACGGCAACGTCGACGAGGCGTTCCCGACGCTCGGCACGGCCTGCGACAACGGCCAGCTCAGCGTGTGTCGCCAGACCGGCGTGGTCGTGTGCGCCCCGGGCGGGGCCGGCGTGGTGTGCACCGCCGGCGCCGGCGTCCCGGGCGTCGAGACCTGCAACAACATCGACGACGACTGCGACGGCACCGTCGACGAGGGCCCGCTGCCGCTGGTCGGGACCGAGTGCGCGCCCGCCACCGGCACGTGCGCCCCGGGGCTGTGGGCCTGCACCGCGGGCGTGCTGACCTGCGGCCAGCCGACGTCGGGCTCGCCCGAGGTGTGCAACGCCGCCGACGACGACTGCGACGCCCAGGTCGACGAGAGCCCGCCGGGCTCGCCGCTGCCGGGCGAGGAGGTGCCGTGCGTCGACCCCGGCTTCGAACCGTACATGGACATCGGCGAGTGCGAGTTCGGCTCGACCGAGTGTGTCAACGGCGGCATCGAGTGCATCGGCTACCAGGGCCCGAGCCCCGAGATCTGCGACGGCCTCGACAACGACTGCGACGGCAACTCCGACGATCTGGCGACCTGCCCGGATCCCTCCAACGCGTGCGTGGCCGGCACCTGCGTCGTGCCGTGCGGCACCGGTGAGTTCCCGTGCCCGGGCGGCTTCACCTGCGAGCAGCTCGACGACGTGCCCACCCCCGGCAACTACTGCGTGCCCGATCCGTGCAACGGCGTCGTCTGCGCCGGCGATGAGCGGTGCGAGCCGACGACCCGGACCTGCGTCAGCCTGTGCCTGGACGTCACCTGCCGGACCGGCGAGGAGTGCCGGCTCGGCGTCTGCGTCGACTGCTTCGACGTGCCGACCCTGTGCATGCCGGGCGAGCTGTGCGTCGCCGACGGCATGGGCGTGGGCCAGTGCGAGGACAACCTGTGCGACCCCAACCCGTGCCAGCCCGACGAGACCTGCACGGCCGGCGTGTGCTCGAGCGGGTGCGGCGCCGGCTGCCCGAGCGGCCAGCAGTGCGTCGGCGGCACCTGCGTCGAGGATCCCTGCGACAACGTCACGTGCTCGCCCGGCCAGGTCTGCGACCCCGCGACTGGCATGTGCGTCACCAGCGTGTGCAGCGGCGTCCAGTGCCGCAACGGCGAGGTGTGCGTGGCGACGACCGGCGAGTGCATCCCGGATCCGTGCGTCAGCACCAACTGTCCGATGGGGCAGGTGTGCACCGTCGATCCCGGCGGCCGGCCGGTGTGCGGTGACCCTGACGCCCCCAACGTCGATCGCGTGACCGCGGCCGGCGGCGGCTGCGCCGCGGGTGGCGGGGGCGGCGCGGGCGCCGGGCTGGCGCTCCTGGCGCTGGCGCTGGCGCTGGCCCGACGACCGCGCGCGGCGCGCCGCGCCGGAGGTGCCTCGTGATCAAGACGGCGCTGCTGCTCGCGCTCGCGACCGTGGCCGTGGCCGCGTGCGACGTCAACCCGTACAACCTCGGCGGCGGCGGGGGCCGTGACGGCGGCGCCGACGCCGCCATCGACGCGGAGGGCACCGATGGCATGGGCGGCGAGGACGCGGCGATCGACGCCGCGATCGACGCGACCAGCTGCGTGCCTCGGCCCGAGGTCTGCAACATGGCCGACGACGACTGCGACGGCGTCCCCGACAACGGCTTCAACCTCCAGAGCGATCCCAACAACTGCGGCACGTGCGGCCACGCCTGCACCTACCCGCACGCGTTCGGGACCTGCGCGATGGGCGCCTGCGTGCCCGGCACCTGCCAGCCCGGCTGGCACGACAGCGATCCGCTGGCCGAGGGCTGCGAGTACTTCTGCATCGAGACCACTGGCAGCGTCGAGGCCTGCGACGACCGCGACAACGACTGCGATACCTTCGTCGACGAGGACTTCGCGCTCGACACCGACGAGAACAACTGCGGCCGGTGCGGCAACGTCTGCAACCTGCTGCACGCGACCGCCGACTGCCAGGCCGGCGTGTGCGAGGTGCTCGTGTGCGACACCGGCTTCGTCGACGTCGACCCGGCGGTGCCCGGCTGCGAGTACCAGTGCACCCAGAGCAACGGCGGGGTCGAGCGCTGCGACGGCGTCGACAACGACTGCGACGGCGCGGTCGACGACGGCAACCCCGGCGGCGGCGCCAGCTGCGGCACCGACCTCGGCGTGTGCATGGCCGGCACCACCCAGTGCCAGTCGGGCGTGCTGTTCTGCGTCGGCGCCACCACCGGCGGCCCCGAGGTCTGCAACGACCTCGACGACGACTGCGACGGGGTCGAGGACGACGGGTTCGACAAGCAGAACGATCCGCTGCACTGCGGCGGCTGCGCGCCGTGCAGCCTGCCGCACGCGGTCGAGGGCTGCGCCCTGGGCGCGTGCACCGTGGCCTCGTGCGACTTCGGGTTCATCAACCTCGACGGCGACCCCGCCAACGGCTGCGAGTACGGCTGCATCGACACCGGCGCCGAGCGCTGCGACATGACCGACAACAACTGCGACGGGCAGGTGGACGAGGGCTTCAACCTCGCGAACGATCCGGCGAACTGCGGCGGCTGCGGCACCACCTGCACGTTCGCGAACGCCACGCCGCTGTGCGCGGCCTCGACCTGCGTGCGGGGCCCGTGCAACACCAACTTCTACGACATCAACGGCGACCCCGCCGATGGCTGCGAGTACGGCTGCGTCCGCACCAACGGCGGCGTCGAGATCTGCGACGGCGTCGACAACGACTGCAACGGCGTCATCGACAACGGCAACCCCGGCGGCGGCCTCGCGTGCGGCACCAGCACCGGCGCGTGCACCGCGGGCACGACCACCTGCACGCTGGGCACGATCGACTGCGTCGGCGACGTCGGCCCGGCGGCCGAGACCTGCAACAACCTCGACGACGACTGCAACGGCGTCGTCGACAACGGCTTCGACAAGCTCAACGACCCGCGCTACTGCGCCAGCTGCGCCGGGTGCAGCCTGCCGCACGCGGTCGCCGGCTGCAGCGCCGGGGCGTGCACGATCGCGGGCTGCCTGGGCGGGTTCGTCAACCTCGACGGCGACCCGGCCAACGGCTGCGAGTACGCGTGCACGTTCTCGGGCCAGGAGGTGTGCGACGGCGTCGACAACGACTGCGACGGCCTCGTCGACAACGCCGATCCGAGCATGATCGCGCCGCCCAACTTCTGCAAGACCGTCGGCGAGTGCGCCGGCACGTCGCCGACCTGCACCGGCACCACCGGCTGGGACTGCATCTACGCCGATCCCGACGTCGAGCTCCAGGCCAACGGCGACCCGGTGCTCGAGGAGACCCGCTGCGACGGCAAGGACAACGACTGCGACGGCGGCGCCGACGAGGTCTACCCGCTCAAGGGCACCGCGTGCGCGCAGGACGGCACGTTCGGCACGCCGCGGCGGCTGGGCGCGTGCCGCGGCACGGGCAGCCTGGTGTGCAACGCCGCGCAGACCGGGCTGGCGTGCAACGTGACCACACCGGGGGCGGCGCCGGCCGCCGAGACCTGCAACGGCCGCGACGACG encodes:
- a CDS encoding cytochrome b N-terminal domain-containing protein: MLTNLRTWLDERVGYRATLAEWRQPVAGGASLAHTLGFALAILVVLQAISGTLLALYYSPSTSSAWASVAYVEDQVTLGAFVRGVHRWGMSAVVIVAGLQLAVTAVRGGYRRPREVQWWIGLLLLGVFVGYSVSGFVLRWDQYGYWATKVELGYLDDAPGPGRKVTEALQGGNDFGNLTLTRFYALHVLVLPIATLLLGWAYRAQGKRHGAVPAGGAATPAWPYQSLRNWIVAAVAVAALVAWTIHAGGAGLDGPADPTAAYDARPQWYFRPVFALVNMFGSLRTFIALGLPAVALGALAALPFIDGKPGRPRRHAAVLTLLGLGLVGAIVAGQRSYAADAANDDLQRRQAAAAIEARRARALAKEHGVPAPGGLAVYTTPRFYQARTLWVAECASCHEGDDRKAPLLEAGHGGRAYLRRFLLDPSAPEHFGLSPKIANDENAMPKSENTPEELDALVELIYAETGATDVDAAKVALGQPLFDDGPCADCHARTGTDASSGPNLTGYGSRRYWEAILRDAGSPHLFGKLDDMPAYDDDLEPNQLRALADYLVWLRTATPAEVAAIAKGVGGAP
- a CDS encoding Rieske 2Fe-2S domain-containing protein, with amino-acid sequence MSEDVPGGAPPSDGGGAPPPSDGDGTRRRFLQFATCAVGGGLGAAVLIPAARLIAHPIGRAVVSSATTPIDAIAVDQVGAEPVRVPLVAATVRDAYASTANVVLGAAFLRRGADGTIRALSSVCPHKGCTIGFAAATHRFECPCHSATFDLDGNRLSGPAERGLDPLPVTVERGRVKVTWVRFRAGGRDRTKA
- a CDS encoding TraR/DksA C4-type zinc finger protein, with the translated sequence MVCGLFAPAPPASFFSIRGHDVSISSTAAAPAKALTKKELAKFKELLEDKRRAVVERARQTLTENMTLDPSDLPDEMDLASAEYTQSFEFRLRGRDKFLLAKLDLAIKKIDDGTFGNCDSCDEPIGKKRLEARPETNMCIRCKEDQEREERTMG
- a CDS encoding alpha/beta hydrolase, with amino-acid sequence MWRYLRPALAPRRVLHGHYRGHGRSQAPRHPERVEIEDLADDAAAVLDDAEVGSAVWIGHSMGVQVALEAWRRHRDRVAALVLVCGAPGHPLRTFHGADTLEHLLPTIERWVLKVPGIVNALTRRLLPTRLALEVAGRLEINRDLVEPEDFMPYLEGMARMDVRTFIAMLAAAGRHTTEDFLDDIDVPVLVVAGARDGFTPAARSEDMIARIPACEGLVIEDGSHTAPIERPERVNEAITSFMERHVGAPNA
- a CDS encoding PilZ domain-containing protein, with product MASLPQPQRAFPRHAIDAEIALSSGGQVVARGRTRNLSRGGLCAVVGSDVSRGAVVDVAISLVFSADGVSEPLTLSARVVWCTGFTDAAQIGLSFLALDQTQAGYLDLFIRFLTEADPDQDESADSPFDR